The sequence TGAAGACGGTCTTGGTCCGTAGGCAACGGGATGAGGTGCTCAGGATCCTGGAGGGTAAGGCATGATGCGCCGGCCGAAAGAGGCGTTGGAACAGCTCACGGCCATTCTGGATGAGCTGGAATCCAGACCTGAAGATGTGGTGCTGCTGGTAGAGGGCAAACGTGACCGGGGCGCATTGAACCTGTTGGGCGTGAGGGGAGAGATCATACAGGTTCAATCAAGCGACGGGATATTGGGCATAGCGGAGGACCTGGCGCTCAGGAAGAAGAAAGCCATCATCCTCACCGACTGGGATAGGAAGGGAGGACAGCTCTGCCTTTTGTTGAAGAACGCTCTGAGGGCGAACGCCATCGAGCATGAGGCGACCACCCGTTCCCGCCTGGTCCACGTGGTGGGAGGGGAGATAAAGGATGTCGAATCCCTGCCCTCGTTCTTCTCAAGACTGGTGGCCCAGGTCAATGGACCGGCCGCGGTCGAATCCTGAGCAATTATCTATTTATCGGCCCCGATGCGTAGTCGTTGACCGTAATGACCATCGACGGCAGGATGTTGAAGGAGCTGGGCATCGGGGACGTGGAAGCACTTTTCGCCGATATCCCGAAGGATATCCGGAAGGACCGGTTCGATCTGCCAGATGGTCTTGACGAACGCGAAGTGGTCAGGGCCATAAGGGAGATGCTGTCGGCCGACCTGAACTCGGAAAAGGCCCCCTGCTTCCTTGGGGCGGGGATCTACGACCATTTCATCCCGGCAGCCGTCAAGAGCATCGTCATGCGCTCGGAGTTCATCACCGCCTACACGCCCTATGAGGCCGAGATAAGCCAGGGTATGCTCCATTCCATGTTCGAGTACCAGAGCCTGGTCTCTGAGCTCACCGGAATGGACGTGGTCAATTCATCGAACTATGATGCCTCGACGGCGCTGGGCGAGGCGGCCACGATGTGTCATCGTATCCTCCCGAAGAAACGGTTCCTGATCCCGGAGGCCATGTCCTGGGAGAAGAAGAGCGTCCTTCGCAACTATCTCCGGGGTCCTGGCCTGGAAGCGGTCGAATATGGCTATGACCCATACACCGGCGGCCTCGACCCCGTTTCTCTCGCGGAGAAGATGGACGACAACGTCTGCGGAGTCTATGCCGAGGTACCGAACTTCTTCGGTACCATCGATCCGGCGGTCATGCGGCTCAAGGAGATGTTTCCGAGCGTGCCTGTGGTCATAGGCGTGGACCCAATCTCCCTCGGGTTGCTCACTCCTCCCGGAGAGTACGGGGCGGACATCGTGATAGGCGAAGGCCAATCACTCGGGTCCCCGATGAACTTCGGCGGCCCCCTTCTGGGCATCTTCGCCTGCCGGAAGGAACATGTCAGGAAGATGCCTGGACGCCTGATCGGTATGACCAGGGACAATGCCGGGGAAAGGGCGTTCTGCATGACCCTGCAGACCAGGGAACAGCACATCCGCCGGTCAAAGGCGACATCGAACATCTGTACCAATGAGGCACTGATGGCGGTGGCGGCGGCGGTCTACCTGAGCGTGGTCGGACCGAAAGGGCTGGAGGCGATCGCCAAGGCCAACATCAGCAATGCCAGGAACCTGATGACCAGGATCGATGAGCTCCCCGGGTTCGACGCCCCGGCCTTCAAGGCATACCATTTCAACGAGTTCGTAGTCCGCACCAGCGTCCGGCCGGAAAAGCTCAACAAGCATCTCGCCAGGAAAGGGATCATCGGCGGTCTCGATCTGGGACGCCATATACCCCGCATGAACGAGCACATGCTGTTCGCCACCACCGAAATGCACTCCGAGGAGGACCACGACAAACTGATCGCCGCCCTCCGGGAGGTGGCGTGATGTATCGGCAGGCCAGGTACGATACCAGGACGGTGTTCGAGCTGGGAGGGGGTTCCGACCCCTGTGTCCGGCTGAAGAAGGACCTGGAGGACGCGGTCCCGGACGGGATGATGAGAAAGGGGCTTTGCCTTCCAGAAGTGCCGGAGAGAGATGTGGTGATGCACTACGTCAACCTGTCCCAGCGCAACTTCTCGGTGGACAACGGACTGTATCCGCTCGGCTCCTGCACCATGAAGTACAACCCCAAGTTCGCCGACATACTGGCCTCGATGCCTTCGGTGACGTCCATCCATCCGTACCAGGACGATGACACCGTCCAGGGGGCGCTCCGGCTCATGCACCGGCTCGAACAGGCTCTCTGCGCCATATCCGATATGGATGCGGTCACCCTGCAGCCGGCCGCCGGTGCCCACGGGGAGTTCACCGGCATGCTGATCGCCAAGGCATACCACAAGGCGAACGGGCAGGACAGGACGGAGGTCGTCATACCCGATTCGGCCCATGGGACGAACCCCGCCAGCGCCGCCATGGCCGGCTTCGGGGTGCTGGAGAT is a genomic window of Methanomassiliicoccales archaeon containing:
- the gcvPA gene encoding aminomethyl-transferring glycine dehydrogenase subunit GcvPA, with translation MTIDGRMLKELGIGDVEALFADIPKDIRKDRFDLPDGLDEREVVRAIREMLSADLNSEKAPCFLGAGIYDHFIPAAVKSIVMRSEFITAYTPYEAEISQGMLHSMFEYQSLVSELTGMDVVNSSNYDASTALGEAATMCHRILPKKRFLIPEAMSWEKKSVLRNYLRGPGLEAVEYGYDPYTGGLDPVSLAEKMDDNVCGVYAEVPNFFGTIDPAVMRLKEMFPSVPVVIGVDPISLGLLTPPGEYGADIVIGEGQSLGSPMNFGGPLLGIFACRKEHVRKMPGRLIGMTRDNAGERAFCMTLQTREQHIRRSKATSNICTNEALMAVAAAVYLSVVGPKGLEAIAKANISNARNLMTRIDELPGFDAPAFKAYHFNEFVVRTSVRPEKLNKHLARKGIIGGLDLGRHIPRMNEHMLFATTEMHSEEDHDKLIAALREVA
- a CDS encoding toprim domain-containing protein, with the translated sequence MMRRPKEALEQLTAILDELESRPEDVVLLVEGKRDRGALNLLGVRGEIIQVQSSDGILGIAEDLALRKKKAIILTDWDRKGGQLCLLLKNALRANAIEHEATTRSRLVHVVGGEIKDVESLPSFFSRLVAQVNGPAAVES